The nucleotide window GGTTGATGTTGACCGGCACCGCCGGGTCTTTCAGCGTCAGGTGCGCGGGCTGGTTCTCTTCGTGGTTGGTGTTGCTGATGAACACGCTGCTCAGGCGGTCGAAGGTCAGCTTGCCATCGGGCCGGGGGTAGGCGATCGGCTGGCACTCGGCAGCAGGCTTCAGTTGCACATGGTCGGGCTCGTGGCGGTGCAGCGTCCAGGGCGCGTGGCCGCGCAGCACGTACTGCTCGAAGCCGTTCATCAGCGTGCCGGCGGTCAGGCCCTTCTTGAACCAGTTCTTGAAGTTGCGGTCCTTGTTCAGCTCGGCGGCCAGCCAGCTGTGCTCGAAAGCCTCGGGGTAGGCCGTCAGTTCGTCGTGTTGGCGGCCGGCCGCCACGGCGTCGTAGGCGGCTTCGCCGGCCAGTGCGCCGGTCTTGATGGCGGCGTGGCTGCCCTTGATGCGGCTGACGTTGAGGTAGCCCGCCTCGCAACCCACCAGCGCGCCGCCGGGGAAGATGGTCTTGGGCAGCGCCAGCACGCCGCCCGCCGTGATGGCACGCGCGCCGTAGCTCACGCGCTTGGCGTTCACGTTGCCAGCGTCGTCGGTGAAGTACCACTTCACGCGCGGGTGCGTCTTCCAGCGCTGGAACTCCTCGAACGGGCTCATGTACGGGTTCTTGTAGTTCAGCCCGATCACGTAGCCGCAATACACCTGGTTGTTTTCGGCGTGGTATAGAAACGCGCCGCCGTAGGTGTGCTCGTCCATCGGCCAGCCGGCGGTGTGCATCACCAGGCCGGGAGTGTGGCGGCTGGGATCGATCTCCCACAGCTCCTTGATGCCGATGGCGTAGCTTTGCGGGTCGCTGTTGGCGTCGAGCTTGAAGCGCTCGATTAGCCGGCGGCCCAGGTGGCCGCGCGAGCCTTCGGCAAAGATGGTGTATTTGCCGTGCAGCTCCATGCCGAGCTGGAAGTTC belongs to Ottowia testudinis and includes:
- a CDS encoding electron transfer flavoprotein-ubiquinone oxidoreductase, producing the protein MTPEEIIQQYGPREAMEYDVVIVGAGPAGLSAAIRIKQLAAEKGQDVSVVVLEKGSEPGAHILSGAVMDPKALTELIPDWKEKGAPLHQLVTDDAYVFLNENGGGARVPNLLLPPFADNHGNYIVSLGNVVRWLAAQAEELGVEIFPGFAAAEVLYNEDGSVKGVATGNMGVGKDGQPTENFQLGMELHGKYTIFAEGSRGHLGRRLIERFKLDANSDPQSYAIGIKELWEIDPSRHTPGLVMHTAGWPMDEHTYGGAFLYHAENNQVYCGYVIGLNYKNPYMSPFEEFQRWKTHPRVKWYFTDDAGNVNAKRVSYGARAITAGGVLALPKTIFPGGALVGCEAGYLNVSRIKGSHAAIKTGALAGEAAYDAVAAGRQHDELTAYPEAFEHSWLAAELNKDRNFKNWFKKGLTAGTLMNGFEQYVLRGHAPWTLHRHEPDHVQLKPAAECQPIAYPRPDGKLTFDRLSSVFISNTNHEENQPAHLTLKDPAVPVNINLAKFAGPEGRYCPAGVYEFVPDESKGGNAQRLQINAQNCVHCKTCDIKDPTQNIVWVTPEGGGGPNYSGM